Within the Cinclus cinclus chromosome 27, bCinCin1.1, whole genome shotgun sequence genome, the region TAATATGAATGTTTAACATGTTTAATGCCATCAGCTATAAAAATGATTAAAGACTTCAGCTCGGTACATTTGGCTTTACAAATTTACAAGTGTTAATGAATTAATACTAGTGTTATATGTTTTGCACTTCATTATACTCCATTAGCCAGTGACAAACTCTGCAACAATGTCTGCTTAGGACACATATGAGTTAGAGAAGGAATATTTAGTTGCTTCCACACAGAATCTACATCAACAATTAAATACTAACTCTAAATGTCTCACTGAATTAGTTGGATTCATTTTAATCCCTTGTGCTTAGTTTCTTTCAGAAGTTAGTCTACTAGCAAAAATACATTCTTTTGCATACCCCTtcccatattttattttagaagaaaCAGTACTCAGTGCATTTCCTATTAGACTCCATCATagtatctctctctctctagaGCTATCAATAAAGGGGATAATACCAGTCAGATTAAtgtaaaagcaaagaaactcaTTAAAGCAGTGTATACAAAAGCCTCACTTTTCAGTCAGAAGGGATACATGGGCCAAAATCCATGTGCCCActcatttttacattttctctcagcaagagggaaaaaaaaaatctgccgCGGACACTTAAgttaaaaaagtaataaatgtgCTTCCAAAAGTCACCGTCCAttcagctctggctgcttttGTGCCCCTGCTGTTAATACACAAACTGTTCCACCGGATTAGGAACAACAGCCCATAATACTAAAAGGCTACCGAAAGCTCTGTGCAAACCTCTAAACCCCTGCCACGCTGTGTGGGGTCACTCCAACGACAGgcagcccacagcagcagagctccagcagaACGAGGCTCAAAGGAGCCTCTCTGCCACGCACAGCTCTGCATCCTCCCGGCCACAGGGACTGTccaggggacagggaaaagggacaggGGAGAACGGGTCTCTGGCAGGGGGAGCTCTGTGCAGACAGCACTGCACCACACCGAGCAGCAAGTCCAGCCTCCAAATGCAGGATCAGCTCACGTGCAGCACCCGGGACCATTAACTCAGGGCTCTCGGCCTCTGCCACTGACCTGTGGTGTTTGTCCTGCACGCCTCAGCAGTGACTCAGAAAACCACCACGCTGTGCCCGTTGGTCTTCTTGCAGCAAACATTTCTGCACGGGAATCAGCTGCTTCTTCTGGGTCCAAATACTTCTTCACAGGCATAATCTGCCTCAAACTTAAGCAATTCCTCACtgaggaattttttaaaatctcagtgaATGGCTGTTTTTTCTTCAGGTGAGGCAGAAGATCAAGAAGAGATCAGTATTTCCCTAATAAACTGTGTGTTTAGTATGTACGTGTGTGACATACTTACACAGATCTATATATTCAATTCCACAGCAGCAATGATTTGGTTCCATATTTGCAGCCAAGGAAAGCTAGCCATAGCTAGTGGGTAAAATCCAGGTCAGTCAGACTTAACTGACACAGACGAGGAGCAAAATTATTGCTTTTGTTTAAAGTCAAAGATCCCATGCTACAGGTGTTGAAAAAACCTGTATTGTATGGATGAGTTACTTTTTCAAGTAATAGTGAGATCTTTGTcaagtaataaataaaaacatcctTTTTTCAGAAGTTCTACACACAGCAGTAGAATGCTTGAAGAGCTTGAAAATTCCAGGTGATCAACCAGAAACCAGAGTTCAGTCACTTAAGCACACAGGCATCTTGgcaggaaagcaaaaagaacTATATGGACAAGGAATACTGACAGAGAAGTAATCTGGATGCTACCACAACTAAATTTTACCCCAAGAAACTCATGTGTGCTTCCCCAAATAGCTGGGAGCTATGTCCTGAAGGACGTAGCCTGGCTGGCTGCATGGGTCTGGTGGCCACCTTGCAGAATTTGTAGCACACTTGCTAACTTATTACCTTAGCAAATGGaaagaattaaaaggaaaaccagtGTTGGTTTCAACATTCAGGACTCAGAATAATTTGTTTCTGCAGCTAGATGTTTCCCTCCTCACCTTTTCCCAAGAATCACATTCATATTGCAGGCTTAGTTCAGGCACTTTTATAAAATGTTCATCTGGAGTAAAAAGtctgcaaaaattatttctgcataaTTTAAAAGTAGCATTTCAGTCCCATTAGAGGTTGATAGGTCCCACCACATGATTATGGTTGTTATCTCTAATGATTTGACTGCTGCCATGAGATGTTTGGAGGCTACTGTATAGCTGTAGTTAAGGTTTCttcataaacaaaaaatattttcctacctattaaaaagaaaaaaatatatactaaaTGTTTTACACAGACAGAATCTGCTACTATGGAAATAAATAACATGGAGTGGAAAAACAGTGTCTTAGCTGCAGGGTAAGCTAAGCTGTGGAATGTCACATTCCCATTTTCTGGAGACTAGCTGCTGCTTGGCAGGAGGATCTCCAGGTCTTTGCCATTTGACACAACAGTGTTGTTAGAGCAGCTACTCGCCACGTCCATGGGGGCACCCAGGGAGGAGGCCTGGGAGGTTTTGGTgagtggagcaggagcagcaggtgaCTGAGCCAGGCCGGGTTTCTTTGGAGGAATGGGAGGAGGGTTCCCTCTTTCTGCTCTAGGAATGGTTGGTGACTTAATCCCAGGAGACAACGGGCTGAGCGGGCTGGAAACCTTGACAGGGCTTGGAGAGTGCCCAGCCTCGGCTCGGGGACTGACAGCACTCGCCAGGTTTCGGTAGTCCGTGCCAAAAGGGGAACTGTTTGGGGAGACAGGCTTGATGGGGCCCTGCTGGCTGGTGAACCTGGACAGCACCTGGGTGACCGTGTTCCGGGCCAGCTGCTTGGCAGCAGAGTTGTCTGCCAGGGTGGGGGACAGATCCCGGGAGGGAGGGCTCTGCAGGCCACTGGCCTGGTGGTCCTGCTCTGCTTGGGACTGGAACTTGTGCCGAGCTGCGTGGAAACGTTGGTTGATGCCCACCTGGTAGGAGGACTGGTAGCCAGGGCTGCTGGCCGAGGCTCCCACCAAGCGTTTGGTGAGCActggtgaggagcagggagaaggggtCAGGGAGGAGGcggctgtgctgctgggagacagggacaccccagcagaagggagctgggacagcagaTGCACCGGTGACTCTGTTCTTACAGGTGAACTTCCATTCTCCACTGCATtttctgaggctgcagcagattTCTCCCTGGGAACTTGGCTCTCTGCAGCATTTGTCTCCCCAGCCATCTGCACGTCTGTGTCACAGTGCCCGTTGGATTTTGCATAGGAGTGAGCAGGTGTAGAGGGGCTGGCAAGCAGGGCgtgaacagctctgctgctgctgccagggtgCGCTCGCTCCGCCTGCAGACTCTCGGTCTGGCAGGACACAGACTTCACTGGGGGACTGTCAGTCGTGACCCCCCTGGATGTCACCGAGGGGCTGGGCTGCACAGGCCCAGAGGGACTGTGCTCCTGGCAAGAAGCCTCCAGCTCTTTCAGGGCTTTCTTCAGACATTCCACCTCCTCTTTGAGTGCTTTTGTAcggttttcttctctgttcagCTTAGCTTTCAGCTGTTCTCTTTCAATGTCAAACTCTGAGAGCTGCTTTTCTACTTGTGcttccatctgcaaaccccgCTTCCTCTTGGCTGCCAGCTCCTCTTCCAGTTTACTCACCTTactcttctccttttccaatttcaagctcagctctgctgtcttCTGGCcctcttcagctgctttggCAGTGGCTTTCTTGCACTCCACAACAAGCATGGAAGACAGTTGCTTGTGGCGTGCCCTTTCCTCCTCCAACTGGCTTGACAGcttcttctgctctttttcaAACTTTTTCACTTGAGATTTTTCAAACTCCACCTGGAAgtcaagaacaaaaaaaaaggattttaagGAAACCATAAAACCTCCTGAAAGTAAATGAAGGGCAACACCCCAAAAGGGAACAGGTTTACTTTGTATCTTGGAGAAATTACACAGTAAATAATGACAATGGCTAAGAAAGAGGTTACCTTCCCAGAAATCAGCAAAACAGTCTGGACCAACTCAGCTTGCACACAGTGCCAATTATTACTTACTAGTAGTTTTACCCTGTATGAAATTTGATTGGCCTCTAGTGAGATACACACCCAGTCTGCCATACACTGATGGAACAAGCAAAGCTTCCTTCCACCTCATTTACTACTTTGTCAGTTTGCCTTTTAAAGGCATTTAGGCTTTAAAATGCTGATGTGTTACATATTCTTAACAATGCACAGCTCGAGTACCAGAAAACAGtggattaaatatttattagcaTCTCTGAATAACACCCCCAGGAGATCTTCCATGACTTATTCTGTATTTTGAGTGCTGCAGCTCACTATGAATTGTCCTTCAGAACTGCTTGGATTTCAGGCTGAAGTAAGATTTCCAAGCATTTCACTCCCTGCGAATACCTTTGAGCACTGCTCAGCTACCAAAACACACTGAGGAACTGAAGGCTGTTTTTCATGTCGAGATGATAAAAGCTAGTGAGTGCCCTACAGAGggaggctcctgctgctctttcaccacatccctgcccaggcagggttCCCGTGGGCTGGTACCTGCTGGGTGAGGCGTTCGCGCTCCTTCTCCAGCATGTAGGTGACATCGTCCCCCTCGGCCGTGTCCTGGGCGTGCcgctgcctctcctcctccagGTCCAGGATCACCTGCCCGAGAGCATCAGCCAGTCAGTGCCAGTGCCAGAGCCCAGTACCAGTGCCCAGTGCCAGTGCCCAGTGCCCAGCGCCAGTGCCCAGTGCCCCGTGCCCAGCACCAGTGCCCAGTGCCCCGTGCCAGTGCTCAGTGCCAGTGCCCCGTGTTCAGTGCCCAGTGCCAGTGCCCAGTGCCCCGTGCCAGTGCTCAGTGCCAGTGCCCCGTGTTCAGTGCCCAGcgcctgtgcccagtgccccGTGCCCAGCACCAGTGCCCAGTGCCCCGtgttcagtgcccagcaccagTGCCCAGTGCCCCGTGCCAGTGCTCAGTGCCAGTGCCCCGTGTTCAGTGCCCAGTGCCAGTGCCCAGTGCCCCGTGCCAGTGCTCAGTGCCAGTGCCCCGTGTTCAGTGCCCAGTGCCTGTGCCCAGTGGCAGGCAGTGAGAGCAGTGCCTTGGCACTGGTCTGGACTGACACGGGACAGCCACCAGGGCACCTTCAGACACTGAGGTCAACCCAGCTCACAGAAAAGCAGCTCTTGGACAAGTTCAACATATGATATTATCATCATATTGAGAATATTCAATGCAATTCTCGT harbors:
- the CTTNBP2NL gene encoding CTTNBP2 N-terminal-like protein, with amino-acid sequence MNLEKLSKPELLTLFSILEGELEARDLVIEALKAQHRDTFIEERYGKYNISDPLMALQRDFETLKEGNHGEKQPVCSNPLSILKVVMKHCKNMQERMLSQLAAAESRHRKVILDLEEERQRHAQDTAEGDDVTYMLEKERERLTQQVEFEKSQVKKFEKEQKKLSSQLEEERARHKQLSSMLVVECKKATAKAAEEGQKTAELSLKLEKEKSKVSKLEEELAAKRKRGLQMEAQVEKQLSEFDIEREQLKAKLNREENRTKALKEEVECLKKALKELEASCQEHSPSGPVQPSPSVTSRGVTTDSPPVKSVSCQTESLQAERAHPGSSSRAVHALLASPSTPAHSYAKSNGHCDTDVQMAGETNAAESQVPREKSAAASENAVENGSSPVRTESPVHLLSQLPSAGVSLSPSSTAASSLTPSPCSSPVLTKRLVGASASSPGYQSSYQVGINQRFHAARHKFQSQAEQDHQASGLQSPPSRDLSPTLADNSAAKQLARNTVTQVLSRFTSQQGPIKPVSPNSSPFGTDYRNLASAVSPRAEAGHSPSPVKVSSPLSPLSPGIKSPTIPRAERGNPPPIPPKKPGLAQSPAAPAPLTKTSQASSLGAPMDVASSCSNNTVVSNGKDLEILLPSSS